GAAAAAAATATAAGTTCATATGGATAAATATGGCATTAACACCGTTTTTTATGATAGGGCCATATATATTTACATCTAAATTATTTGGAAAAATTGACTTTTCTGAAAGTATATTAATAGGAACATTATTATGGTATTGGTTAAATCAATATTTTTGGGGAGTAGGAGATGGATTTGGCGAAGAAAGAGCTGAAGGTACATTAACTTCAATAATAATATCTCCTATATCCTTATTTAAATTTTTATTTTCAAAAAGCATTGATACTTTTTTCGCAAATGTTTATTTAACTATATTTACATTAATATTTTTTACTATATCTGGAATAACAATAAAAATGAGTATATGGATATTCATTTTATTATTGATAAGTGGCATGTATATAACCTTTTTTTCAATATTTTTTGCAGCATTGGCACTATGGAAAAAAAAGATAGGAAGCATGAACTATGCAGTGCAATATTTTGTAGGTTTACTATCAGGGATGACAAGTTCTATAGAGTATTACCCCATATATATTAAAATGATATCATATATAATTCCATTAACTTATTTAATATCTTTAGGAAGAAATATAATAAAGAAAGGTATTATAGGTAAAGAGGATATATTTTTGCTAATAGTTCTAACTATAATAAGTTTAATATATTTAATTATAGGAATATTAATGTTAAATAAAGTAGAAAGATATACACGTGAAAAAGGTGAGTGGGAATCATGGTAAATAGCCTATATCTTGCAAAAGCAAATTTTTTAACAGCAAAAAAATATAGAATAGATTGGTATGGGACATTTTTTACACCATTATTAACAATAATACCAGTTTTTTTATTATATTTTTTCGGAGAAAAAAGTGGATTAACGCAATTCTTTTATGGAAATACCAATACCAAAAATATATTCGGATATGTTTTAATTGGTGCAGCATATTGGAATTATATAGAAGTATTGTGGGGAGTAATATTTACATTAAGGCATCATATGAAAATAGGTCAATTAGAGGAAATTTTTTTGATGCCAATAAATCCTTTGGGTTATATATTCGGATGGTCTGTATTGGGAATATTAAAAGTAACTATAGAATCAATACCGATAATAATATTAGCAATAATATCAAATATAACAACAATTAATATTATTAATTTTTTAGGTGCAATAGCTGTATTTATAATTTCTATGTTAGCATCATTTGGATACGTTTTTTTCTTTTTTGGAATAACTTTATTATTTAAGGATGGGGATGAATTGGTTAGTTTAATGGGAAATGCCGCTCCTTTAATAGGAGGTATGTTTTTTCCAATAACGGTTTTACCCTCATTTTTGAGATGGATATCATATTTATTTCCGTTTAGCTGGGGATTAGATATAATGCGTTACTTATTAATGAATACAAATACTATTATAGATATAAAAACAGAATATATAATATTATTAATTTTATCTTTATTTTATTTGATAACAGGAATAATTTCATTTAAATTATTAGAAACAAAATCCAGAAAACAAGGAATTCATGGGTTTTAAAAAATGATGATATGTATATGTAATATATAAAACTTGATAACTTCAGGAATAATACACCAATAATAAAAAAACCCCTTCTTGGTATTCTACTATACAAAGAAGAGGGTTTTTATTTTTTCTATTTATACAAAATTTTTATGGTCTATTCTATTCTAACTTTTACGGTTCTTAAATATTTATTTAATAGTATCCACTAATTCCATTATAAAAACTTCTCAATAATAGAATCAAGAAAAAGTCTTTCATTTTCTTCAAAAGAGTAATATCCTAAAGCAATACGTTTTTGACCAAGACCATATTTAATTGCAAAATCACGAACCTTTCCTTTAGGATAAGGCGTAATTGGCCATTTTATATCATAACGAACACAATTTCTTAAAAACATATCAAAAGTTCTCATTTCTTCCTCGTTGAGTTCGAGATAGTTAAGAATAAACTCTTTGAAATTTTTCATATTTTTTAAAAGATTAAAGATAAGTTTTTTTCTTGATATGAAAAATGGAGATACATCAGTTTTTATCTTTTCAAAATCATCAGGATTCATTATCCTTTTCTCAATTTCTTTAACCTCAAATTCAGATAGCATTAAGTTAAAAAAATACATTTTCTCATAATTACTTGAGAAATATTTAATGATTTTATCTTTATCTTTTTCAAAAACCAATTTTAAAATTCGACTTTTTGTAAAATATGGTTTTTCTATTAATGATGCATATGTAGATAGAAAAGCTATATCTATTTTAGATACATCAAACTTGTCAATATTAATTTTATATAATTTTTTTATTTTCCTTTTTAGTTTTTTTACTTCAATAAATTTATCAAAATTATCTTCTATGTTTACTTCAGGATAAACTTTTTTCAATTTATTTACAATGTTTGTTATTTCAATGATTCTAACATCGTTATTAATTTTTTTTACTTCAAAAATTGTATCTAACCAGTTATATATATACTTTAAATCTTCAAAATAATAACCGATGTAATATTCTAATAAATCAGCAGCAATTAACGCTTTCTTCTTATCTACTTCTCTTATCCACCATGCTGCATTATTCAATCCAGAACATATCATTGTGGGATGAGGAAACCTTTTTGCAAAATTAAACCCTTCAATAAATAAATTAAAAGCTTTATGAAAATCTTTATTATTTAAATATTTTCTGGCTTCAGAATATTTTAATAATGATTTCTGTGCATAACTACTTTCATACTCTTCACTCCAATATCTAACAAGATTTTCATCAATTAAATTTGAAAATCTTATTTCCATAAATCTCAAAGCAGGAATAATAATTTTTCTTGCTTTTTTATTAAGAGATTGAATATTATTTTTAATCTTACTTAGTTCAATATTAGCTTTTTTAATTTTATTATTATTAAATAAAATACTAATTTTTTCAAGAGTAGCAAGTTCATTTAAAATTGTAGTAGTAGTAGTAGTAACGAGATCGGCATATTTAAAAGCTTCTCTATGTTTGTTTTTCCAAATGGATTTTAAGCATAAAAGATAATAAACCAAATCTTCATCCTCAATATTAGTTAAAATATAATTCACAATAGGTTTAGAAAAAGCTCCATATTCTATAATATCAATTAATTTATTTAAGGAATAATGTTTCATAAAACACCTCTTAAATAAAAATTATAAATATTGAAACAAAAACTTAAATAATGATATTTAATTAAGGTTAAGTTACATTTTGTTACATAATAGTTACTTAAAAATATATAAATATCCAAAATAAAGAATTTCAGAAGTTGAAGTTATATGTCTAAAATATTACCATTTATTAAAAATGATATTGCAGTTTAAAATGTTTATAAAAAGCNNNNNNNNNNNNNNNNNNNNNNNNNNNNNNNNA
This window of the Marinitoga sp. 38H-ov genome carries:
- a CDS encoding ABC transporter permease, with product MKELLTLVKKDWLIRKKYKFIWINMALTPFFMIGPYIFTSKLFGKIDFSESILIGTLLWYWLNQYFWGVGDGFGEERAEGTLTSIIISPISLFKFLFSKSIDTFFANVYLTIFTLIFFTISGITIKMSIWIFILLLISGMYITFFSIFFAALALWKKKIGSMNYAVQYFVGLLSGMTSSIEYYPIYIKMISYIIPLTYLISLGRNIIKKGIIGKEDIFLLIVLTIISLIYLIIGILMLNKVERYTREKGEWESW
- a CDS encoding ABC transporter permease — protein: MVNSLYLAKANFLTAKKYRIDWYGTFFTPLLTIIPVFLLYFFGEKSGLTQFFYGNTNTKNIFGYVLIGAAYWNYIEVLWGVIFTLRHHMKIGQLEEIFLMPINPLGYIFGWSVLGILKVTIESIPIIILAIISNITTINIINFLGAIAVFIISMLASFGYVFFFFGITLLFKDGDELVSLMGNAAPLIGGMFFPITVLPSFLRWISYLFPFSWGLDIMRYLLMNTNTIIDIKTEYIILLILSLFYLITGIISFKLLETKSRKQGIHGF